GAATCTGCGGGTTGTCCTGGTGCGTGACGGGACGATGCAATCGTCTTAGTCCGAGAGCCTCAAGTGTACGTTTCTGCACTTCTATGCGGCCGATTGCGCTTCTCACCTGAGTGATTCTGAGTTTCCTGTCAGCCATCGGTACTCCTTCTGGCGATCGCCGCCTGCCGGTATCCGCTGACCCTGTCGATAAGTACAAGGTCTCTTAATCCTTCCATTGTTGCCTTGACAACATTATGAGGATTATTCGAACCCTGAGATTTCGTGAGTACATCCTTTATTCCGGCACATTCCATTATGGCTCTCACAGCAGCACCGGCAATAACGCCCGTACCAGGACTGGCAGGACGCAAAATCACACTTCCAGCACCGCTCTTGCCAAGTATCCTGTGAGGGATAGTTCTGTTGTCAATTAGTGGAATACTTATCATGCTTCTTCTGGCATTATCCTGAGCCTTCCTTATAGCTTCAGGAAGCTCGGTTGCTTTTCCAAGTCCGACACCAACTTTTCCTTTGGCATCACCAACAGCAACAACGGCATTGAAACCGAAGTTTCTCCCGCCTTTTGTTACCTTCGCGACTCTGTTGATCGCTATGAGTCTGTCAATGAGACCGGCTTCTTCAAGTTTCGATATTCTTCGTTTCCTGTCCGGCTTGG
Above is a window of Candidatus Aegiribacteria sp. DNA encoding:
- the rpmD gene encoding 50S ribosomal protein L30 encodes the protein MADRKLRITQVRSAIGRIEVQKRTLEALGLRRLHRPVTHQDNPQIRGMINRVSHLLKVEEVEE
- the rpsE gene encoding 30S ribosomal protein S5 — encoded protein: MSKLEEAGLIDRLIAINRVAKVTKGGRNFGFNAVVAVGDAKGKVGVGLGKATELPEAIRKAQDNARRSMISIPLIDNRTIPHRILGKSGAGSVILRPASPGTGVIAGAAVRAIMECAGIKDVLTKSQGSNNPHNVVKATMEGLRDLVLIDRVSGYRQAAIARRSTDG